One genomic region from Streptomyces sp. NBC_00457 encodes:
- a CDS encoding MFS transporter: MGSTRPAIPDTAQRTGTEKRGAVVAALMLAMALAALDSTIVSTAVPQIVGDLGGFSVFSWLFSGYLLAVTVTLPLYGKLSDTFGRKPVLIAGAVVFLLGSLLCAVAWNMGALIAFRIVQGLGGGALQGTVQTLAADMYPLKERPKIQSKLSTVWAVSAVAGPGIGGILAAYADWRWIFLINLPIGAVALWLIVRYLHEPERERAARVRVDWAGALAVFACGGVLLTALVQGGVAWPWLSPPSLALFGTGLALVAVVVIVERRAREPIIPGWVWRRRTIAAVNLALGALGLLMVAPTVFLPTYAQSVLGLAPVAAGFVLSVWTLSWPISAACSQHVYRRIGFRNTAMLGVGSASLLLLAFPFLPYPGQAWQPALLMLLLGAALGLFQLPLLVGVQSTVGWEERGTTTASVLFCRQTGQTIGAAVFGAVANSVLAARLGGASDLDSVTSALDAGAASESVRRAIADAVHAVYLGAAGAAALAFVVLLVMAPRRFPVLKD; the protein is encoded by the coding sequence GTGGGCAGTACGAGACCCGCGATACCCGACACCGCACAGCGCACCGGAACCGAGAAGCGGGGAGCCGTCGTAGCGGCCCTCATGCTCGCGATGGCGCTGGCGGCCCTCGACTCCACCATCGTCTCCACGGCCGTACCGCAGATCGTCGGCGACCTCGGCGGCTTCTCCGTCTTCTCCTGGCTCTTCTCCGGCTACCTACTGGCCGTGACAGTCACCCTCCCCTTGTACGGCAAGCTCTCCGACACCTTCGGCCGCAAACCGGTACTGATCGCGGGCGCGGTGGTCTTCCTGCTCGGCTCCCTGCTGTGTGCGGTGGCCTGGAACATGGGGGCGCTGATCGCGTTCCGGATCGTGCAGGGCTTGGGCGGCGGGGCCCTCCAGGGCACGGTCCAGACGCTGGCAGCCGACATGTACCCACTGAAGGAACGCCCGAAGATCCAGTCCAAGCTGTCGACGGTGTGGGCGGTGTCGGCGGTCGCGGGACCGGGTATCGGCGGAATCCTGGCGGCGTACGCGGACTGGCGCTGGATCTTCCTGATCAACCTGCCGATAGGGGCGGTCGCGCTGTGGCTGATCGTCCGGTACCTGCACGAACCCGAGCGCGAACGGGCCGCACGCGTGCGTGTCGACTGGGCAGGCGCGCTCGCGGTGTTCGCCTGCGGCGGCGTGCTGCTGACGGCGCTGGTGCAGGGCGGGGTGGCGTGGCCCTGGCTGTCGCCGCCGTCCCTGGCGTTGTTCGGTACGGGACTCGCGCTCGTAGCGGTCGTGGTGATCGTCGAGCGGAGAGCCCGCGAACCGATCATCCCCGGGTGGGTATGGCGGCGCCGCACGATCGCGGCGGTGAACCTGGCGCTGGGCGCGCTCGGCCTGCTGATGGTGGCACCGACGGTGTTCCTGCCGACGTACGCCCAATCAGTCCTCGGCCTGGCCCCTGTAGCAGCCGGCTTCGTCCTGTCCGTCTGGACCCTGAGCTGGCCGATCTCGGCGGCATGCAGCCAGCACGTGTACCGGCGCATCGGCTTCCGCAACACGGCGATGCTGGGAGTGGGATCGGCGTCATTGCTCCTACTGGCGTTCCCCTTCCTCCCCTACCCGGGCCAGGCATGGCAACCGGCCCTGCTGATGCTGCTGTTGGGAGCGGCCCTCGGCCTCTTCCAACTCCCGCTGCTCGTAGGCGTGCAATCGACGGTCGGCTGGGAGGAACGCGGCACGACGACCGCCTCGGTCCTCTTCTGCCGCCAGACCGGCCAGACGATCGGCGCGGCGGTCTTCGGCGCGGTGGCCAACAGCGTCCTGGCAGCACGGCTGGGCGGCGCGAGCGACCTGGACTCGGTGACAAGTGCGCTGGACGCGGGCGCCGCGTCGGAGTCGGTACGGCGGGCGATCGCGGACGCCGTGCACGCGGTGTACTTGGGGGCGGCGGGGGCGGCGGCGCTGGCGTTCGTGGTGCTGTTGGTGATGGCGCCGAGGCGTTTCCCCGTACTCAAAGACTGA
- a CDS encoding ABC transporter ATP-binding protein, translating into MTSAVTIPRHGGTGGRTAVAARARQVVKAYGSGETRVVALDQVDVDIARGQFTAIMGPSGSGKSTLMHCLAGLDTVTSGQIYLDDTEITGLKDKKLTQLRRDRIGFIFQAFNLLPTLNAIENITLPMDIAGRKPDKAWLGRVVDTVGLSDRLKHRPTQLSGGQQQRVAVARALAARPEIIFGDEPTGNLDSRAGAEVLGFLRRSVDELGQTIVIVTHDPVAASYSDRVLYLADGRIVDEMYKPTAEAVLDRMKDFDARGRTS; encoded by the coding sequence GTGACATCGGCTGTGACCATTCCCAGGCACGGGGGTACTGGAGGGCGTACGGCCGTTGCCGCGCGGGCGCGGCAGGTCGTCAAGGCGTACGGGTCCGGTGAGACCCGCGTCGTCGCCCTGGACCAGGTGGACGTGGACATCGCTCGCGGGCAGTTCACCGCGATCATGGGCCCTTCGGGGTCCGGCAAGTCCACCTTGATGCACTGCCTCGCCGGGCTCGACACCGTGACGTCCGGGCAGATCTACCTCGACGACACCGAGATCACCGGGCTGAAGGACAAGAAGCTCACGCAACTGCGCCGGGACAGGATCGGGTTCATCTTCCAGGCTTTCAACCTGCTGCCGACGCTCAACGCGATAGAGAACATCACCCTGCCCATGGACATCGCCGGGCGGAAGCCCGACAAGGCGTGGCTGGGGCGGGTCGTCGACACCGTGGGGCTGAGTGACCGGCTCAAGCACCGGCCGACGCAGCTGTCCGGCGGGCAGCAGCAACGTGTCGCCGTGGCCCGCGCGTTGGCCGCCCGGCCGGAGATCATCTTCGGTGACGAGCCGACCGGAAACCTGGACTCGCGGGCCGGCGCCGAGGTGCTCGGGTTCCTGCGGCGGTCCGTGGACGAGCTGGGGCAGACCATCGTGATCGTCACCCACGACCCGGTGGCCGCCTCGTACTCCGACCGTGTGCTGTACCTCGCCGACGGGCGCATCGTCGACGAGATGTACAAGCCGACCGCCGAGGCCGTCCTCGACCGGATGAAGGACTTCGACGCCCGGGGACGTACGTCATGA
- a CDS encoding ABC transporter permease yields the protein MTVLKTSMRNFFAHKGRMALSAVAVLLSVAFVCGTLVFTDTMNTTFDKLFATTSSDVTVSPKEAKTDEAPQNGVPESLPASLLARAQQAEGVKSAEGAVSSMNVTVVNSDNKNMGSTTGAPTIAGNWTKNDLRSMEITSGHAPRGPTEVMVDADTADKHDLKLGDELRTIAQTGDFTAKIVGIATFKVTNPGASVVYFDTDTAQRELLGSTGRFTQFNVTAAAGVSDTQLKQNVTQALDGTYKIQTQQETADENRKDVGEFMDVIKYAMLGFAGIAFLVGIFLIINTFSMLVAQRTREIGLMRAIGSSRKQVNRSVLVEALFLGVVGSLLGVAAGVGIAIGLMKLMSMAGMNLSTDDLTIKVSTPVAGVILGVVVTVLAAYLPARRAGKVSPMAALRDAGTPADVKAGWIRGVIGTVLTGAGGFALFTAANADKASDGALMLGAGIVLSLIGFVVIGPLLAGAVVRVISAVLLRAFGPVGRMAERNALRNPRRTGATAAALMIGLALVACLSVVGSSMVASATSELDKSVGADFIVQGNQRIVPQAQKAMEQSPGLAHVTSYKDVEATLTSPDGKTDDTSLTAADPTYAEDLRRATTAGSLPAAYGKNAMSVGTDYAKKHGVRVGDTITVAFKGGETAKLKVAAITDDDTAIDQGALYTSLETMRKYVPADRIPPNEIMFAKAKDGQQDQAYAALKKALEPYPQYQVRDQTDYKQELKDQVGQLLNMVYGLLALAIIVAVLGVVNTLALSVVERTREIGLMRAIGLSRRQLRRMIRMESVVIALFGALLGLGLGMGWGATAQKLLALEGLNVLEIPWVTIGGVFIGSAFVGLFAALIPAFRAGRMNVLNAIATE from the coding sequence ATGACCGTCCTGAAGACCTCGATGCGCAACTTCTTCGCGCACAAGGGCCGCATGGCTCTGTCCGCGGTCGCGGTGCTGCTGTCGGTGGCGTTCGTGTGCGGCACGCTCGTGTTCACCGACACCATGAACACGACGTTCGACAAGCTCTTCGCGACGACGTCCTCCGACGTGACGGTCTCCCCGAAGGAGGCCAAGACCGACGAGGCCCCGCAGAACGGCGTCCCGGAGTCGCTGCCCGCCTCGCTGCTGGCGCGGGCCCAGCAGGCCGAGGGCGTCAAGTCGGCCGAGGGCGCGGTCAGTTCGATGAACGTGACCGTCGTCAACAGCGACAACAAGAACATGGGGTCGACGACCGGCGCGCCCACCATCGCCGGCAACTGGACCAAGAACGACCTGCGTTCCATGGAGATCACCTCCGGACACGCCCCGCGCGGGCCGACCGAGGTGATGGTCGACGCCGACACCGCCGACAAGCACGACCTGAAGCTGGGCGACGAGCTGCGCACCATCGCGCAGACCGGTGACTTCACCGCGAAGATCGTCGGCATCGCCACCTTCAAGGTGACCAACCCCGGCGCCTCCGTCGTCTACTTCGACACCGACACCGCCCAGCGCGAACTCCTCGGCTCCACCGGCCGGTTCACGCAGTTCAACGTCACCGCCGCGGCGGGCGTCTCCGACACACAGCTCAAGCAGAACGTCACGCAGGCCCTGGACGGCACGTACAAGATCCAGACGCAGCAGGAGACCGCGGACGAGAACCGCAAGGACGTCGGCGAGTTCATGGACGTCATCAAGTACGCCATGCTCGGCTTCGCCGGGATCGCCTTCCTCGTCGGCATCTTCCTGATCATCAACACCTTCTCGATGCTGGTCGCCCAGCGCACCCGCGAGATCGGCCTGATGCGGGCGATCGGTTCGTCCCGCAAGCAGGTCAACCGCTCCGTGCTGGTCGAGGCGCTGTTCCTGGGTGTCGTGGGCTCCCTCCTCGGCGTCGCCGCCGGGGTCGGTATCGCGATCGGCCTGATGAAGCTCATGTCGATGGCCGGGATGAACCTCTCCACCGACGACCTCACCATCAAGGTCAGCACCCCGGTCGCCGGTGTGATCCTCGGCGTCGTCGTCACCGTCCTCGCCGCCTATCTGCCGGCCCGCCGCGCCGGCAAGGTCTCCCCGATGGCCGCGCTACGCGACGCCGGTACGCCGGCCGACGTCAAGGCGGGCTGGATCCGCGGCGTGATCGGCACGGTGCTCACGGGCGCCGGCGGGTTCGCCCTCTTCACCGCGGCGAACGCGGACAAGGCGAGCGACGGCGCGCTGATGCTGGGCGCGGGGATCGTCCTCTCCCTCATCGGCTTCGTCGTCATCGGCCCGCTGCTGGCGGGCGCGGTCGTCCGGGTGATCAGCGCGGTGCTGCTGCGGGCCTTCGGTCCCGTCGGCCGCATGGCCGAACGCAACGCGCTGCGCAACCCGCGCCGCACCGGCGCCACCGCCGCGGCCCTGATGATCGGCCTCGCACTCGTCGCCTGTCTGTCGGTCGTCGGCTCCTCGATGGTCGCCTCGGCCACCAGCGAGCTCGACAAGTCGGTCGGCGCGGACTTCATCGTCCAGGGCAACCAGCGGATCGTGCCGCAGGCCCAGAAGGCGATGGAGCAGAGCCCGGGCCTGGCCCACGTCACCTCCTACAAGGACGTCGAAGCCACGCTGACCTCCCCGGACGGCAAGACGGACGACACCAGCCTCACCGCCGCCGACCCGACGTACGCGGAGGATCTGCGCCGCGCCACCACGGCGGGCAGCCTGCCGGCCGCGTACGGCAAGAACGCCATGTCGGTCGGCACCGACTACGCCAAGAAGCACGGCGTCCGCGTCGGCGACACCATCACCGTCGCCTTCAAGGGCGGCGAGACGGCGAAGCTCAAGGTCGCCGCCATCACCGACGACGACACCGCCATCGACCAGGGGGCGCTCTACACCAGCCTCGAGACGATGCGGAAGTACGTGCCCGCCGACAGGATCCCGCCGAACGAGATCATGTTCGCCAAGGCCAAGGACGGTCAGCAGGACCAGGCGTACGCCGCCCTGAAGAAGGCCCTGGAGCCGTACCCGCAGTACCAGGTCCGTGACCAGACCGACTACAAGCAGGAACTGAAGGACCAGGTCGGACAGCTCCTGAACATGGTCTACGGCCTGCTCGCCCTGGCGATCATCGTGGCGGTGCTGGGTGTCGTGAACACCCTGGCCCTCTCGGTGGTGGAACGGACGCGGGAGATCGGCCTGATGCGGGCGATCGGCCTCTCGCGGCGCCAACTGCGCCGGATGATCCGCATGGAGTCGGTGGTCATCGCCCTGTTCGGCGCGCTGCTGGGGCTCGGCCTGGGCATGGGCTGGGGCGCCACCGCCCAGAAGCTCCTCGCCCTGGAGGGCCTCAACGTCCTGGAGATCCCCTGGGTGACCATCGGCGGCGTGTTCATCGGCTCGGCCTTCGTCGGCCTCTTCGCCGCCCTCATCCCGGCGTTCCGGGCGGGCCGCATGAACGTCCTGAACGCCATCGCGACCGAGTAG
- the mfd gene encoding transcription-repair coupling factor has protein sequence MSLHGLLDAVVKDTALAEATKAAADGNRMHIDLVGPPAARPFAVAALARESGRPVLAVTATGREAEDLAAALRSLLPPEGIAEYPSWETLPHERLSPRSDTMGRRLAVLRRLAHPRADDPETGPVSVVVAPVRSVLQPQVKGLGDLEPVALRTGESADLNTVVEALAAAAYARVELVEKRGEFAVRGGILDVFPPTEEHPLRVEFWGDDIEEIRYFKVADQRSLEVAEHGLWAPPCRELLLTDEVRARARALAEAHPELGELLGKIAEGIAVEGMESLAPVLVDDMELLIDVLPKGAMAVVCDPERVRTRASDLVATSQEFLQASWAATAGGGDAPIDVDAASLWSIADVRDRARELDMMWWSVSPFAADEELDADTLKLGMHAPESYRGDTARALADTKGWLADGWRTVYVTEAHGPAARTVEVLGGEGIAARLDADLGEISPSVVHVACGSIDYGFVDTALKLAVLTETDLSGQKAAGKDGARMPARRRKTIDPLTLEAGDYIVHEQHGVGRYIEMVQRTVQGATREYLVVEYAPAKRGQPGDRLYIPTDQLEQITKYVGGEAPTLHRLGGADWTKTKARAKKAVKEIAADLIKLYSARMAAPGHTFGADTPWQRELEDAFPYMETPDQLTTIAEVKEDMEKSVPMDRLICGDVGYGKTEIAVRAAFKAVQDGKQVAVLVPTTLLVQQHFGTFSERYSQFPVNVRALSRFQTDTEAKATLEGLREGSVDVVIGTHRLFSSETKFKDLGLVIVDEEQRFGVEHKEQLKKLRANVDVLTMSATPIPRTLEMAVTGIREMSTITTPPEERHPVLTFVGPYEEKQIGAAIRRELLREGQVFYIHNRVESIDRAAARLREIVPEARIATAHGQMSEQALEQVVVDFWEKRYDVLVSTTIVESGIDISNANTLIVERGDNFGLSQLHQLRGRVGRGRERGYAYFLYPPEKPLTETAHERLATIAQHTEMGAGMYVAMKDLEIRGAGNLLGGEQSGHIAGVGFDLYVRMVGEAVADYRASLEGGVEEEPPLEVKIELPVDAHVPHDYAPGERLRLQAYRSIASANTEEDIKSVREELVDRYGKLPEPVENLLLVAGLRMLARACGVGEIVLQGNNIRFAPVELRESQELRVKRLYPGTVIKPAAHQLLVPRPKTAKVGGKPLVGRELLGWVGEFLASILGS, from the coding sequence ATGAGCCTGCACGGTCTGCTCGATGCCGTCGTCAAGGACACCGCCCTCGCGGAAGCGACCAAGGCGGCCGCAGACGGCAACCGCATGCACATCGACCTGGTCGGCCCCCCAGCGGCCCGCCCCTTCGCCGTCGCCGCGCTGGCCCGCGAGTCCGGTCGCCCCGTCCTCGCGGTGACCGCGACCGGCCGCGAGGCGGAGGACCTGGCCGCGGCCCTCCGCTCCCTGCTCCCCCCGGAGGGCATCGCGGAGTACCCGTCGTGGGAGACCCTCCCGCACGAGCGACTGAGCCCCCGCAGCGACACCATGGGCCGCCGCCTCGCCGTCCTGCGCCGCCTGGCCCACCCCAGGGCCGACGACCCGGAGACGGGCCCGGTCTCCGTGGTCGTGGCGCCCGTACGCTCCGTACTCCAGCCCCAGGTCAAGGGCCTCGGCGACTTGGAACCCGTCGCCCTGCGCACCGGCGAGAGCGCCGACCTGAACACCGTCGTGGAGGCCCTCGCCGCCGCCGCGTACGCGCGCGTGGAGCTCGTCGAGAAGCGCGGCGAGTTCGCCGTACGAGGCGGCATCCTGGACGTCTTCCCGCCCACCGAGGAACACCCCCTGCGGGTGGAGTTCTGGGGCGACGACATCGAGGAGATCCGCTACTTCAAGGTCGCCGACCAGCGCTCCCTGGAGGTCGCCGAGCACGGCCTGTGGGCGCCGCCCTGCCGCGAGCTGCTGCTGACGGACGAGGTGCGGGCACGCGCGCGTGCCCTCGCCGAGGCCCACCCGGAGCTGGGTGAGCTGCTCGGCAAGATCGCCGAGGGGATCGCGGTGGAGGGCATGGAGTCCCTCGCGCCGGTCCTCGTCGACGACATGGAGCTGCTGATCGACGTACTGCCGAAGGGCGCCATGGCCGTCGTATGCGATCCGGAGCGGGTACGCACGCGTGCCTCGGATCTCGTGGCGACGTCGCAGGAGTTCCTGCAGGCATCCTGGGCGGCCACCGCGGGCGGCGGCGACGCGCCGATCGACGTCGACGCGGCCTCCCTGTGGTCCATCGCGGACGTCCGGGACCGGGCGCGCGAGCTGGACATGATGTGGTGGTCCGTGTCGCCGTTCGCGGCGGACGAGGAACTGGACGCCGACACGCTCAAGCTCGGCATGCACGCGCCGGAGTCGTACCGCGGGGACACCGCGCGGGCGCTCGCCGACACCAAGGGCTGGCTCGCCGACGGCTGGCGCACGGTGTACGTGACGGAGGCGCACGGCCCGGCGGCCAGGACCGTCGAGGTGCTCGGCGGCGAGGGCATCGCCGCGCGGCTCGACGCGGACCTAGGCGAGATCTCCCCGTCCGTCGTGCACGTGGCGTGCGGCTCGATCGACTACGGCTTCGTCGATACGGCGCTGAAGCTCGCGGTCCTCACCGAGACCGACCTCTCCGGGCAGAAGGCGGCCGGCAAGGACGGCGCCCGGATGCCCGCGCGGCGCCGCAAGACCATCGACCCGCTGACCCTGGAGGCGGGCGACTACATCGTGCACGAGCAGCACGGTGTCGGCCGGTACATCGAGATGGTGCAGCGCACGGTGCAGGGCGCGACCCGCGAGTACCTGGTCGTGGAGTACGCCCCCGCCAAGCGCGGCCAGCCCGGCGACCGGCTCTACATCCCCACCGACCAGCTGGAGCAGATCACCAAGTACGTCGGCGGCGAGGCCCCGACCCTGCACCGGCTCGGCGGCGCCGACTGGACGAAGACGAAGGCCCGCGCCAAGAAGGCGGTCAAGGAGATCGCCGCGGACCTGATCAAGCTGTACAGCGCGCGCATGGCTGCCCCCGGACACACCTTCGGCGCGGACACCCCGTGGCAGCGGGAGCTGGAGGACGCCTTCCCGTACATGGAGACGCCCGACCAGCTCACCACCATCGCCGAGGTCAAGGAGGACATGGAGAAGTCGGTCCCCATGGACCGCCTGATCTGCGGCGACGTCGGCTACGGCAAGACGGAGATCGCGGTCCGCGCCGCCTTCAAGGCCGTCCAGGACGGCAAGCAGGTCGCCGTGCTCGTCCCGACGACCCTGCTGGTGCAGCAGCACTTCGGCACGTTCAGCGAGCGGTACTCGCAATTCCCGGTCAACGTCCGGGCGTTGAGCCGCTTCCAGACGGACACGGAGGCGAAGGCGACCCTGGAGGGCCTGCGCGAGGGCTCGGTGGACGTCGTCATCGGCACGCACCGGCTGTTCTCCTCCGAGACCAAGTTCAAGGACCTCGGCCTGGTCATCGTCGACGAGGAGCAGCGCTTCGGCGTCGAGCACAAGGAGCAGCTGAAGAAGCTGCGCGCGAACGTCGACGTCCTGACGATGTCCGCGACCCCCATCCCGCGCACCCTGGAGATGGCGGTCACCGGCATCCGCGAGATGTCGACGATCACCACCCCGCCGGAGGAGCGCCACCCGGTGCTGACCTTCGTCGGGCCGTACGAGGAGAAGCAGATCGGCGCGGCCATCCGCCGTGAACTCCTGCGCGAGGGCCAGGTCTTCTACATCCACAACCGTGTCGAGTCCATCGACCGGGCGGCGGCGCGGCTGCGCGAGATCGTGCCCGAGGCGCGGATCGCGACGGCCCACGGCCAGATGTCGGAGCAGGCGCTGGAGCAGGTCGTCGTCGACTTCTGGGAGAAGCGGTACGACGTGCTGGTGTCGACGACGATCGTCGAGTCCGGCATCGACATCTCCAACGCCAATACGCTCATCGTGGAGCGCGGCGACAACTTCGGCCTGTCCCAGCTGCACCAGCTGCGCGGGCGCGTGGGCCGTGGACGCGAGCGCGGCTACGCGTACTTCCTGTACCCGCCGGAGAAGCCGCTGACCGAGACCGCCCACGAGCGGCTCGCGACCATCGCCCAGCACACCGAGATGGGCGCGGGCATGTACGTCGCCATGAAGGACCTGGAGATCCGCGGCGCCGGAAACCTCCTGGGCGGCGAGCAGTCCGGGCATATCGCGGGCGTCGGCTTCGACCTGTACGTACGGATGGTCGGCGAGGCGGTGGCGGACTACCGGGCCTCCCTGGAGGGCGGTGTCGAGGAGGAGCCGCCGCTGGAGGTCAAGATCGAGCTGCCGGTGGACGCGCATGTCCCGCACGACTACGCGCCTGGCGAGCGGCTCAGGCTGCAGGCCTACCGGTCCATCGCCTCCGCCAACACGGAGGAGGACATCAAGTCCGTACGCGAGGAACTCGTCGACCGCTACGGCAAGTTGCCCGAGCCGGTGGAGAACCTGCTGCTGGTGGCCGGACTCCGGATGCTCGCGCGCGCGTGCGGCGTCGGCGAGATCGTCCTCCAGGGCAACAACATCCGCTTCGCGCCGGTGGAGTTGCGCGAGTCGCAGGAGCTGCGCGTCAAGCGCCTGTACCCGGGGACGGTCATCAAGCCGGCCGCCCACCAGCTGCTGGTGCCGCGCCCGAAGACCGCGAAGGTGGGCGGGAAGCCGCTGGTCGGGCGGGAGTTGCTCGGCTGGGTCGGGGAGTTCCTGGCGTCGATCCTGGGGTCGTAG
- a CDS encoding antitoxin, with product MGIFDRFKSNKAAQEKAKGASDTAEQKINEKTGNKYESQVDQAQQKAEGAMGMDRDRPEQP from the coding sequence ATGGGCATCTTCGACAGGTTCAAGAGCAACAAGGCGGCGCAGGAGAAGGCCAAGGGCGCCTCCGACACCGCGGAACAGAAGATCAACGAGAAGACGGGCAACAAGTACGAGAGCCAGGTCGACCAGGCGCAGCAGAAGGCCGAAGGCGCCATGGGCATGGATCGCGACAGGCCCGAACAGCCGTAG
- a CDS encoding HNH endonuclease family protein: MKQLRGGAAAAAVMLGMALLLAGCENVDLPEADSEPAGSDGPSGSGSGTSPFDNPDGTKPGLAPLTSDADRAEARALIEKVATKGRGPKTGYDRDEFGYAWMDTADGVPLARNGCDTRNDLLQRDGEDIRFRSGSDCVVISMTLHDPYTGTTIEWRKQKATEVQIDHMVPLSYSWQMGTARWSEDKREQLANDPLNLIPAQGRANSSKGDSGPASWLPPNKRIRCSYVVRFAQVSVKYELPVTAPDKEMMLRQCGG, translated from the coding sequence GTGAAACAACTCAGGGGTGGGGCGGCCGCCGCCGCCGTCATGCTCGGCATGGCACTACTGCTCGCGGGCTGCGAGAACGTCGATCTGCCCGAGGCCGACAGCGAGCCCGCCGGCTCCGACGGACCCTCCGGCTCCGGCTCCGGCACCAGCCCGTTCGACAACCCGGACGGAACGAAACCGGGCCTCGCGCCCCTCACTTCGGACGCCGACCGGGCCGAGGCGCGGGCGCTGATCGAGAAGGTGGCGACCAAGGGGCGCGGCCCGAAGACGGGCTACGACCGAGACGAGTTCGGCTATGCGTGGATGGACACGGCGGACGGGGTGCCGCTGGCCCGCAACGGCTGCGACACGCGCAACGACCTCCTCCAACGGGACGGCGAGGACATCCGTTTCCGCTCCGGCTCGGACTGCGTCGTCATCTCCATGACCCTGCACGACCCGTACACCGGGACGACCATCGAGTGGCGCAAGCAGAAGGCCACCGAGGTGCAGATCGACCACATGGTGCCGCTGTCCTACAGCTGGCAGATGGGCACCGCACGCTGGTCCGAGGACAAACGCGAGCAACTGGCGAACGACCCGCTCAACCTGATCCCGGCCCAGGGCCGCGCCAACAGCTCCAAGGGCGACTCAGGCCCCGCGTCCTGGCTCCCGCCGAACAAACGGATCCGCTGTTCCTACGTGGTCCGCTTCGCGCAGGTCTCCGTCAAGTACGAGCTGCCGGTGACGGCGCCCGACAAAGAAATGATGCTGCGCCAGTGCGGAGGCTGA
- a CDS encoding N-acetyltransferase, with the protein MELKIWSLAERPEARERIAEMPHSWAEFVINDAVGDAHYPRIAAELPEFVLFAEDETGEVVAHAHSVPFALAAEGRGHLPARGWDEVLVWAFSDLRRGVRPDTVSAISVTVAPHAQGRGLSGRMLSAMRENARAHGFGEVVAPVRPSAKHLEVRTPIEEYAHRVRPDGLPHDPWLRVHARAGAVIDSIAPASMTVTGSLEQWRGWTGLPFDTAGDIEVPGALVPVRCEPEQGYAVYVEPNVWMRHAV; encoded by the coding sequence ATGGAGCTGAAGATATGGAGCCTCGCCGAGCGTCCCGAGGCGCGTGAGCGGATCGCCGAAATGCCGCACAGCTGGGCGGAGTTCGTCATCAACGACGCCGTGGGCGACGCGCACTATCCGCGCATCGCAGCCGAACTCCCCGAGTTCGTGCTGTTCGCCGAGGACGAGACGGGGGAGGTCGTCGCGCACGCCCATAGCGTGCCGTTCGCGCTCGCCGCCGAAGGGCGGGGGCACCTGCCCGCGCGCGGGTGGGACGAGGTGCTCGTGTGGGCCTTCAGCGATCTGCGCCGCGGGGTGCGGCCCGACACGGTCAGCGCCATCTCCGTCACCGTCGCCCCGCACGCCCAGGGGCGCGGACTGTCCGGCCGCATGCTGTCGGCGATGCGCGAGAACGCCCGCGCGCACGGCTTCGGCGAGGTCGTCGCCCCGGTCCGGCCCAGCGCCAAGCACCTCGAAGTGCGCACGCCCATCGAGGAGTACGCCCACCGCGTACGCCCCGACGGGCTCCCGCACGACCCCTGGCTGCGCGTCCACGCCCGCGCCGGCGCCGTCATCGACTCCATCGCCCCGGCGTCCATGACCGTCACCGGCTCGCTGGAGCAGTGGCGCGGCTGGACGGGCCTGCCCTTCGACACCGCCGGCGACATCGAGGTGCCGGGCGCCCTGGTGCCGGTGCGGTGCGAACCGGAGCAGGGGTACGCCGTATATGTCGAGCCCAACGTGTGGATGCGGCACGCGGTGTGA